The following proteins are encoded in a genomic region of Capra hircus breed San Clemente chromosome 16, ASM170441v1, whole genome shotgun sequence:
- the SLC25A34 gene encoding solute carrier family 25 member 34, giving the protein METVPPAVDLVLGASACCLACVFTNPLEVVKTRLQLQGELQARGTYPRLYRGFVASVVAVARADGLCGLQKGLAAGLLYQGLMNGVRFYCYSLACQAGLSQQPGGTVVAGAVAGALGAFVGSPAYLVKTQLQAQTVAAMAVGHQHHHQSLLGALETIWRQQGLAGLWRGVGGAVPRVMVGSAAQLATFASAKAWVQERQWLPEDSWLVALAGGMISSVAVVAVMTPFDVVSTRLYNQPVDGAGRGKLYGGLADCLVKIWRQEGPLALYKGLGPVYLRLGPHTILSMLFWDELRKLARRGQHQGS; this is encoded by the exons ATGGAGACAGTGCCCCCAGCTGTGGACCTGGTGCTGGGTGCTTCAGCCTGTTGCCTGGCCTGTGTCTTCACCAACCCCCTGGAGGTAGTGAAGACGCGGCTGCAGCTTCAGGGGGAGCTGCAAGCACGGGGCACCTACCCTCGGCTCTACCGGGGCTTTGTGGCCTCCGTCGTCGCGGTGGCTCGTGCAGATGGGCTGTGCGGCCTGCAGAAGGGGCTGGCTGCCGGCCTCCTCTACCAGGGCCTCATGAACGGTGTCCGCTTCTACTGCTACAGCCTGGCATGCCAGGCTGGCCTCAGCCAGCAGCCGGGAGGCACCGTGGTTGCAGGAGCTGTGGCGGGGGCACTGGGAGCCTTCGTGGGGAGCCCTGCTTACTTG GTCAAAACGCAGCTGCAGGCCCAGACGGTGGCCGCAATGGCCGTGGGGCACCAACACCATCACCAG AGCCTCTTGGGCGCCTTGGAGACCATCTGGCGGCAGCAGGGCCTGGCAGGGCTGTGGCGGGGCGTGGGTGGGGCCGTGCCCCGGGTCATGGTTGGCTCTGCCGCTCAGCTGGCCACCTTTGCCTCTGCCAAGGCCTGGGTGCAGGAGCGACAG TGGCTCCCGGAGGACAGCTGGCTGGTGGCCCTGGCCGGGGGCATGATCAGCAGCGTAGCTGTGGTTGCTGTCATGACCCCCTTCGACGTGGTCAGCACGCGGCTGTATAATCAGCCAGTGGACGGGGCAGGCAGG GGCAAGCTATATGGCGGCCTCGCCGATTGCCTGGTGAAGATCTGGCGGCAGGAGGGCCCCCTGGCGCTCTACAAGGGTCTGGGCCCCGTCTACCTGCGCCTGGGCCCCCACACCATCCTAAGCATGCTCTTCTGGGATGAACTCCGGAAACTGGCCAGGCGGGGCCAGCACCAGGGCAGCTAG
- the PLEKHM2 gene encoding pleckstrin homology domain-containing family M member 2 isoform X2, whose product MEPREVKDRILENISLSVKKLQSYFAACEDETPAIRNHDKVLQRLCEHLDHALLYGLQDLSSGYWVLVVHFTRREAVKHIEVLQHVATNLGRSRAWLYLALNENSLESYLRLFQENLGLLHKYYVKNALVCSHDHLTLFLTLVSGLEFIRFDLDLDAPYLDLAPYMPDYYKPQYLLDFEDRLPSSVHGSDSLSLNSFNSVTSTTLEWDDSAIAPSSEDGDLTDTVSGPRSTTSDPTSSKASTKSPTQRHNPFNEDQAETVSSSDTTPVHTSSQEKGESHTPDLPDTCTELEVIRVTKKKKTGKKKKPRSDEEASPLHPASTQHTCAHQGNGDTVVSSPGPGRGSLDTTLASPPQEGEGPGSTVEGSERSEPGQVGLLIPEMKDTSMERVGQPLSKVIDQLNGQLDPATWHSHVELPDQSFRTGSPGDAPERPPFCDFSEGLPAPMDFYRFTVESPSTVTSGGGHHDPAGPGQPLHVPGGPAAADQEEARGGGGPGQTPRPLEDTPGETQKPEAQELDTRLPQVGEGLEPEPGTQEALCRLKGDQPSPCLSSAEDSGVEEGQGSPSEMTHSAEFRVDNNHLLLLMIHVFRENEEQLFRMIRMSTGHMEGNLQLLYVLLTDCYVYLLRKGATEKPYLVEEAVSYNELDYVSVGLDQQTVKLVCTNRRKQFLLDTADVALAEFFLASLKSAMIKGCREPPYPSILTDATMEKLALAKFVAQESKCEATAVTVRFYGLVHWEDPQDEFLGPIPCHCSPPEGSITKEGMLHYKAGTSYLGKEHWKTCFVVLSNGILYQYPDRTDVTPLLSVNMGGEQCGGCRRSNTTDRPHAFQVVLADRPCLELSADSEAEMADWMQHLCQAVSKGVIPQGLAPSPCIPCCLVITDDRLFTCHEDCQTSFFRSLGTAKLADISSVSTEPGKEYCLLEFSQDSAQPLPPWVVYLSCTPELDRFLSALNSGWKTIYQVDLPHKAFQEASKKKFEDALSLIHSAWQRSDSLCRGRASRDPWC is encoded by the exons ttgCAGAGCTACTTTGCCGCCTGTGAAGATGAGACCCCTGCCATCCGCAACCACGACAAAGTCCTGCAGCGTCTGTGTGAGCACTTGGACCACGCTCTGCTCTACGG GCTGCAGGACCTCTCATCTGGCTACTGGGTGCTCGTGGTTCATTTCACCAGGAGAGAGGCCGTCAAGCACATCGAGGTGCTACAGCACGTGGCCACCAACCTGGGGCGCA GCCGGGCCTGGCTGTACCTGGCCCTCAACGAAAACTCCCTGGAGAGCTACCTGCGGCTGTTCCAggagaacctgggtctcctgcacaaGTACTATGTCAA GAATGCCCTGGTCTGTAGCCATGACCACCTGACCCTCTTCCTGACCTTGGTATCCGGGCTGGAGTTCATTCGATTTGACCTGGACCTG GATGCACCCTATTTAGACCTGGCACCCTACATGCCCGACTACTACAAGCCCCAGTACCTGCTGGACTTTGAAGACCGCCTCCCCAGCTCGGTCCACGGCTCAGACAGCCTCTCCCTCAACTCCTTCAACTCCGTCACCTCCACCACCCTGGAGTGGGATGACAGCGCCATCGCCCCATCTAGTGAGG ACGGAGACCTCACAGACACTGTCAGCGGCCCCCGCTCCACCACCTCAGACCCAACCAGCAGCAAGGCTTCCACCAAGAGTCCCACCCAGCGCCACAACCCCTTCAATGAGGACCAGGCCGAGACTGTCTCCTCCTCCGACACCACCCCTGTGCACACGAGCTCTCAGGAGAAGGGGGAGTCCCACACCCCGGACCTACCGGACACCTGCACAGAGCTCGAGGTCATCAG GGTcaccaagaagaagaaaacaggcaAGAAGAAGAAGCCCAGATCAGATGAGGAAGCAAGTCCACTCCACCCAGCCTCCACCCAGCACACGTGTGCCCATCAGGGCAATGGCGACACCGTGGTCAGCAGCCCAGGCCCTGGGCGGGGCTCCCTAGACACCACCCTGGCCTCCCCGCCGCAGGagggagaggggcctggcagcACAGTGGAGGGCAGTGAGCGCTCAGAGCCCGGCCAGGTGGGCCTGCTTATCCCCGAGATGAAGGACACCTCCATGGAGCGCGTGGGGCAGCCCCTGAGTAAGGTCATCGACCAGCTCAATGGGCAGCTGGACCCGGCCACCTGGCACTCCCACGTCGAGCTCCCAGACCAGTCCTTTCGGACCGGCTCTCCCGGGGATGCCCCGGAGAGGCCGCCATTTTGCGACTTTAGTGAGGGGCTTCCAGCCCCAATGGACTTCTACCGCTTTACCGTCGAGAGTCCAAGTACTGTTACATCAGGTGGCGGCCACCATGACCCTGCAGGGCCTGGCCAACCGCTGCATGTTCCTGGTGGCCCTGCGGCTGCTGACCAAGAAGAGGCGCGGGGAGGAGGAGGACCAGGACAGACACCTCGGCCCTTAGAGGACACCCCGGGGGAGACACAGAAGCCAGAGGCCCAGGAACTTGACACTCGGCTGCCCCAGGTCGGTGAGGGGCTGGAGCCAGAGCCTGGGACCCAAGAGGCTCTTTGCAGACTCAAGGGAGACCAGCCCAGCCCCTGTCTGAGCAGCGCCGAGGACTCCGGGGTGGAGGAGGGCCAGGGGAGCCCTTCTGAGATGACCCACTCAGCAGAGTTCAG AGTAGACAACAATCACCTGCTCCTGCTGATGATCCATGTGTTTCGAGAAAACGAAGAGCAGCTCTTCAGA ATGATCCGGATGAGCACCGGGCACATGGAGGGCAACCTGCAGCTGCTGTATGTGCTGCTCACAGACTGCTATGTCTACCTGCTCCGAAAAG GGGCCACAGAGAAGCCATACTTGGTGGAAGAGGCTGTTTCTTACAATGAGCTCGACTATGTGTCG GTGGGCCTCGACCAACAGACGGTGAAGCTGGTGTGCACCAACCGCAGGAAGCAGTTTCTCCTGGACACAGCGGACGTGGCCCTGGCCGA GTTCTTCTTGGCTTCTTTGAAGTCAGCCATGATCAAGGGCTGTCGGGAACCCCCCTACCCCAGCATCCTGACTGACGCCACCATGGAGAAGCTGGCTCTGGCCAAATTTGTGGCCCAGGAATCTAAGTGTGAA gcgaCCGCTGTTACTGTGCGTTTCTATGGGCTTGTGCACTGGGAGGACCCCCAGGACGAGTTCCTGGGCCCCATCCCCTGCCACTGCTCACCCCCCGAGGGCAGCATCACCAAAGAAGGCATGCTGCATTACAAGGCGGGCACCTCCTACCTGGGCAAGGAGCACTGGAAGACCTGCTTCGTGGTGCTCAG CAACGGGATCCTCTACCAATATCCTGACCGCACTGACGTGACGCCCCTGCTCTCAGTGAACATGGG GGGGGAGCAGTGCGGTGGCTGTCGGAGATCCAACACCACGGACCGGCCCCACGCCTTCCAGGTCGTCCTTGCCGACCGGCCCTGCCTGGAGCTGAGCGCTGACAGCGAGGCTGAGATGGCCGACTGGATGCAGCACCTGTGCCAGGCCGTGTCCAAGGGG GTCATCCCCCAGGGGTTAGCTCCCAGCCCTTGCATCCCTTGCTGCCTGGTAATCACCGATGACCGCCTCTTCACGTGCCACGAGGATTGCCAGACCAGCTTCTTCCGCTCCCTGGGTACTGCCAAGCTGGCCGACATCAGTTCTGTGTCCACTGAACCGGGCAAGGAGTATTGCCTCTTG GAGTTCTCCCAGGACAGCGCACAGCCCCTCCCACCCTGGGTTGTCTACCTGAGCTGCACACCTGAACTGGACCGATTCCTATCTGCACTGAACTCGGGGTGGAAAACCATCTACCAG GTGGACCTCCCCCACAAGGCCTTCCAGGAAGCCTCCAAGAAGAAGTTCGAGGATGCCCTGAGCCTCATCCACAGTGCCTGGCAGCGGAGTGACAGCCTGTGCCGGGGCAGAGCCTCCCGGGACCCCTGGTGCTGA
- the PLEKHM2 gene encoding pleckstrin homology domain-containing family M member 2 isoform X1: MEPREVKDRILENISLSVKKLQSYFAACEDETPAIRNHDKVLQRLCEHLDHALLYGLQDLSSGYWVLVVHFTRREAVKHIEVLQHVATNLGRSRAWLYLALNENSLESYLRLFQENLGLLHKYYVKNALVCSHDHLTLFLTLVSGLEFIRFDLDLDAPYLDLAPYMPDYYKPQYLLDFEDRLPSSVHGSDSLSLNSFNSVTSTTLEWDDSAIAPSSEDYDFGDVFPAVPSVPSTDWEDGDLTDTVSGPRSTTSDPTSSKASTKSPTQRHNPFNEDQAETVSSSDTTPVHTSSQEKGESHTPDLPDTCTELEVIRVTKKKKTGKKKKPRSDEEASPLHPASTQHTCAHQGNGDTVVSSPGPGRGSLDTTLASPPQEGEGPGSTVEGSERSEPGQVGLLIPEMKDTSMERVGQPLSKVIDQLNGQLDPATWHSHVELPDQSFRTGSPGDAPERPPFCDFSEGLPAPMDFYRFTVESPSTVTSGGGHHDPAGPGQPLHVPGGPAAADQEEARGGGGPGQTPRPLEDTPGETQKPEAQELDTRLPQVGEGLEPEPGTQEALCRLKGDQPSPCLSSAEDSGVEEGQGSPSEMTHSAEFRVDNNHLLLLMIHVFRENEEQLFRMIRMSTGHMEGNLQLLYVLLTDCYVYLLRKGATEKPYLVEEAVSYNELDYVSVGLDQQTVKLVCTNRRKQFLLDTADVALAEFFLASLKSAMIKGCREPPYPSILTDATMEKLALAKFVAQESKCEATAVTVRFYGLVHWEDPQDEFLGPIPCHCSPPEGSITKEGMLHYKAGTSYLGKEHWKTCFVVLSNGILYQYPDRTDVTPLLSVNMGGEQCGGCRRSNTTDRPHAFQVVLADRPCLELSADSEAEMADWMQHLCQAVSKGVIPQGLAPSPCIPCCLVITDDRLFTCHEDCQTSFFRSLGTAKLADISSVSTEPGKEYCLLEFSQDSAQPLPPWVVYLSCTPELDRFLSALNSGWKTIYQVDLPHKAFQEASKKKFEDALSLIHSAWQRSDSLCRGRASRDPWC, encoded by the exons ttgCAGAGCTACTTTGCCGCCTGTGAAGATGAGACCCCTGCCATCCGCAACCACGACAAAGTCCTGCAGCGTCTGTGTGAGCACTTGGACCACGCTCTGCTCTACGG GCTGCAGGACCTCTCATCTGGCTACTGGGTGCTCGTGGTTCATTTCACCAGGAGAGAGGCCGTCAAGCACATCGAGGTGCTACAGCACGTGGCCACCAACCTGGGGCGCA GCCGGGCCTGGCTGTACCTGGCCCTCAACGAAAACTCCCTGGAGAGCTACCTGCGGCTGTTCCAggagaacctgggtctcctgcacaaGTACTATGTCAA GAATGCCCTGGTCTGTAGCCATGACCACCTGACCCTCTTCCTGACCTTGGTATCCGGGCTGGAGTTCATTCGATTTGACCTGGACCTG GATGCACCCTATTTAGACCTGGCACCCTACATGCCCGACTACTACAAGCCCCAGTACCTGCTGGACTTTGAAGACCGCCTCCCCAGCTCGGTCCACGGCTCAGACAGCCTCTCCCTCAACTCCTTCAACTCCGTCACCTCCACCACCCTGGAGTGGGATGACAGCGCCATCGCCCCATCTAGTGAGG ATTATGATTTTGGAGATGTGTTTCCAGCAGTGCCGTCTGTACCCAGCACAGACTGGGAAG ACGGAGACCTCACAGACACTGTCAGCGGCCCCCGCTCCACCACCTCAGACCCAACCAGCAGCAAGGCTTCCACCAAGAGTCCCACCCAGCGCCACAACCCCTTCAATGAGGACCAGGCCGAGACTGTCTCCTCCTCCGACACCACCCCTGTGCACACGAGCTCTCAGGAGAAGGGGGAGTCCCACACCCCGGACCTACCGGACACCTGCACAGAGCTCGAGGTCATCAG GGTcaccaagaagaagaaaacaggcaAGAAGAAGAAGCCCAGATCAGATGAGGAAGCAAGTCCACTCCACCCAGCCTCCACCCAGCACACGTGTGCCCATCAGGGCAATGGCGACACCGTGGTCAGCAGCCCAGGCCCTGGGCGGGGCTCCCTAGACACCACCCTGGCCTCCCCGCCGCAGGagggagaggggcctggcagcACAGTGGAGGGCAGTGAGCGCTCAGAGCCCGGCCAGGTGGGCCTGCTTATCCCCGAGATGAAGGACACCTCCATGGAGCGCGTGGGGCAGCCCCTGAGTAAGGTCATCGACCAGCTCAATGGGCAGCTGGACCCGGCCACCTGGCACTCCCACGTCGAGCTCCCAGACCAGTCCTTTCGGACCGGCTCTCCCGGGGATGCCCCGGAGAGGCCGCCATTTTGCGACTTTAGTGAGGGGCTTCCAGCCCCAATGGACTTCTACCGCTTTACCGTCGAGAGTCCAAGTACTGTTACATCAGGTGGCGGCCACCATGACCCTGCAGGGCCTGGCCAACCGCTGCATGTTCCTGGTGGCCCTGCGGCTGCTGACCAAGAAGAGGCGCGGGGAGGAGGAGGACCAGGACAGACACCTCGGCCCTTAGAGGACACCCCGGGGGAGACACAGAAGCCAGAGGCCCAGGAACTTGACACTCGGCTGCCCCAGGTCGGTGAGGGGCTGGAGCCAGAGCCTGGGACCCAAGAGGCTCTTTGCAGACTCAAGGGAGACCAGCCCAGCCCCTGTCTGAGCAGCGCCGAGGACTCCGGGGTGGAGGAGGGCCAGGGGAGCCCTTCTGAGATGACCCACTCAGCAGAGTTCAG AGTAGACAACAATCACCTGCTCCTGCTGATGATCCATGTGTTTCGAGAAAACGAAGAGCAGCTCTTCAGA ATGATCCGGATGAGCACCGGGCACATGGAGGGCAACCTGCAGCTGCTGTATGTGCTGCTCACAGACTGCTATGTCTACCTGCTCCGAAAAG GGGCCACAGAGAAGCCATACTTGGTGGAAGAGGCTGTTTCTTACAATGAGCTCGACTATGTGTCG GTGGGCCTCGACCAACAGACGGTGAAGCTGGTGTGCACCAACCGCAGGAAGCAGTTTCTCCTGGACACAGCGGACGTGGCCCTGGCCGA GTTCTTCTTGGCTTCTTTGAAGTCAGCCATGATCAAGGGCTGTCGGGAACCCCCCTACCCCAGCATCCTGACTGACGCCACCATGGAGAAGCTGGCTCTGGCCAAATTTGTGGCCCAGGAATCTAAGTGTGAA gcgaCCGCTGTTACTGTGCGTTTCTATGGGCTTGTGCACTGGGAGGACCCCCAGGACGAGTTCCTGGGCCCCATCCCCTGCCACTGCTCACCCCCCGAGGGCAGCATCACCAAAGAAGGCATGCTGCATTACAAGGCGGGCACCTCCTACCTGGGCAAGGAGCACTGGAAGACCTGCTTCGTGGTGCTCAG CAACGGGATCCTCTACCAATATCCTGACCGCACTGACGTGACGCCCCTGCTCTCAGTGAACATGGG GGGGGAGCAGTGCGGTGGCTGTCGGAGATCCAACACCACGGACCGGCCCCACGCCTTCCAGGTCGTCCTTGCCGACCGGCCCTGCCTGGAGCTGAGCGCTGACAGCGAGGCTGAGATGGCCGACTGGATGCAGCACCTGTGCCAGGCCGTGTCCAAGGGG GTCATCCCCCAGGGGTTAGCTCCCAGCCCTTGCATCCCTTGCTGCCTGGTAATCACCGATGACCGCCTCTTCACGTGCCACGAGGATTGCCAGACCAGCTTCTTCCGCTCCCTGGGTACTGCCAAGCTGGCCGACATCAGTTCTGTGTCCACTGAACCGGGCAAGGAGTATTGCCTCTTG GAGTTCTCCCAGGACAGCGCACAGCCCCTCCCACCCTGGGTTGTCTACCTGAGCTGCACACCTGAACTGGACCGATTCCTATCTGCACTGAACTCGGGGTGGAAAACCATCTACCAG GTGGACCTCCCCCACAAGGCCTTCCAGGAAGCCTCCAAGAAGAAGTTCGAGGATGCCCTGAGCCTCATCCACAGTGCCTGGCAGCGGAGTGACAGCCTGTGCCGGGGCAGAGCCTCCCGGGACCCCTGGTGCTGA